In Rhodobium gokarnense, one DNA window encodes the following:
- a CDS encoding ABC transporter substrate-binding protein: MQRKNLSKIAALAAAGIMTLGLGTASAQDKPYDGVTIRVLSTQQPWDTEVQKRVSAFEEATGANVEYDLYAFGQAVQKIAVELSTGSPAYDVFFLEASDVSRFAAAGRLSPLDDAIASEKFDVDDFIPSTIKAFTYDGKVMGIPYFAATQLYYWNGPMIEEAGLTAPPETWEDMLTLCGALKDKGVAPCTALRGKPSTSENIWYWTQIMLGEGGTWVKDFPDDMTPTVNSPAAIKAAELYAELLNNHGIPGSVSAGYDDVVVAMQQGNVPMVVEGAPLAGRILDPELSKVVGKVGFAPPPGGSAGHFAPFTAQGYAVGAASRNVDAAKAFVLWVTSRDTVLDIAANSTFLAVTRSSVWSDPAFVKAHGYDFGYGMSFTEAYAKTLELGDPNYRLPIPEFREMGDRVGLALQQVVTGDKTAKEALDDAQADVEKLLKRAGYLK; encoded by the coding sequence ATGCAACGAAAAAACCTCAGCAAGATCGCCGCCCTTGCGGCAGCCGGTATCATGACGCTCGGGCTCGGTACCGCAAGCGCACAGGACAAGCCCTATGACGGCGTGACGATCCGCGTGCTCTCCACCCAGCAGCCCTGGGACACCGAAGTCCAGAAGCGGGTCTCCGCATTCGAGGAGGCGACCGGCGCCAACGTCGAATACGACCTCTATGCCTTCGGCCAGGCGGTCCAGAAGATCGCCGTGGAACTGTCGACCGGCTCGCCGGCCTATGACGTGTTCTTCCTGGAGGCCTCCGACGTTTCGCGCTTCGCCGCGGCCGGCCGGCTGAGCCCGCTCGACGACGCCATCGCGTCGGAAAAGTTCGACGTCGACGACTTCATTCCCTCGACCATCAAGGCCTTCACCTATGACGGCAAGGTGATGGGCATTCCCTATTTCGCCGCCACCCAGCTCTATTACTGGAACGGCCCGATGATCGAGGAGGCAGGCCTCACCGCACCTCCCGAGACCTGGGAAGACATGCTGACCCTTTGCGGCGCGCTGAAGGACAAGGGCGTCGCCCCGTGCACGGCCCTTCGCGGCAAGCCGTCGACCTCGGAAAACATCTGGTACTGGACCCAGATCATGCTCGGCGAAGGCGGGACCTGGGTCAAAGACTTCCCCGACGACATGACGCCGACCGTCAACTCCCCGGCGGCCATCAAGGCGGCGGAGCTCTATGCCGAGCTTCTCAACAATCACGGCATCCCCGGCTCGGTCTCGGCCGGCTATGACGACGTCGTCGTCGCCATGCAGCAGGGCAACGTGCCGATGGTCGTGGAAGGCGCCCCGCTTGCCGGCCGCATCCTCGATCCGGAGCTTTCCAAGGTCGTCGGCAAGGTCGGCTTTGCGCCTCCCCCGGGCGGCTCGGCCGGTCATTTCGCGCCCTTCACCGCACAGGGCTACGCGGTCGGCGCGGCATCCCGCAACGTCGATGCCGCCAAGGCCTTCGTGCTCTGGGTGACGTCGCGAGACACCGTGCTCGATATCGCCGCGAACTCGACCTTCCTGGCGGTGACCCGCAGTTCGGTCTGGTCCGATCCGGCGTTCGTCAAGGCCCATGGCTATGACTTCGGCTACGGCATGTCCTTCACCGAGGCCTATGCCAAGACCCTCGAACTTGGCGATCCCAACTATCGCCTCCCGATCCCGGAATTCCGGGAAATGGGCGACCGCGTTGGCCTTGCGCTGCAGCAGGTCGTCACCGGCGACAAGACCGCCAAGGAAGCCCTCGACGATGCCCAGGCGGATGTCGAGAAGCTGCTGAAGCGGGCCGGCTATCTGAAATAA